A genomic region of Miscanthus floridulus cultivar M001 chromosome 3, ASM1932011v1, whole genome shotgun sequence contains the following coding sequences:
- the LOC136545233 gene encoding D-lactate dehydrogenase [cytochrome], mitochondrial-like — MATSLLRLSRLRRALLPISSLLPPLSTQSHAPSPSPSPTPSSARRLPHFLSFLTAAAAAAGGATVALCDSGLNHRVVGKDSTDLVVRGKRKLVPQEFIDELASFLGDNMTLDYEERSFHGTPQNSFHKAVNVPDVVVFPSSQDEVQKIVMACNKYKVPIVPYGGATSLEGHTLAPHGGVCINMTLMKKIKSLNVEDMDVVVEPGVGWIELNEYLKPYGLFFPLDPGPGATIGGMCATRCSGSLAVRYGTMRDNVINLRAVLPNGDVVKTGNRVRKSAAGYDLARLIIGSEGTLGVITEVTLRLQKLPSHSVVATCNFKTIKDAADVAIATMFSGIQVSRVELLDEVQIKAINMANGKNLPEVPTLMFEFIGTEAYALEQTLLVQKIATEHHGSDFVFVEEPDAKAELWKIRKEALWAALAMKPDHESMSTDVCVPLSRLAECISTSKRLLDASPLTCLVVAHAGDGNFHTIILFDPSQDDQRKEAERLNHFMVHTAVSMEGTCTGEHGVGTGKMKYLEEELGIESLRTMKRIKAALDPNNIMNPGKLIPPHVCI, encoded by the exons atggccaccTCCCTCCTCCGCCTCTCCCGCCTCCGCCGCGCGCTGCTCCCcatctcctccctcctccctccgctCTCCACCCAGTCCCACGCCCCATCTCCGTCCCCATCCCCTACCCCCTCGTCCGCCCGCCGCCTCCCGCATTTCCTCTCCTTcctcaccgccgctgccgccgccgccgggggagCAACCGTTGCGCTCTGCGACTCCGGCCTCAACCACCG GGTCGTGGGCAAGGACAGCACCGATCTGGTGGTTCGTGGGAAGCGTAAGCTCGTGCCGCAGGAGTTCATCGACGAGCTCGCGTCCTTCCTCGGG GACAACATGACTTTGGACTACGAGGAGAGGAGCTTCCATGGCACGCCACAGAACAGCTTCCACAAGGCGGTCAACGTGCCTGATGTCGTCGTGTTCCCGAG CTCGCAAGATGAGGTACAAAAGATTGTGATGGCCTGTAACAAGTACAAG GTTCCAATTGTACCATATGGTGGGGCTACCTCACTTGAGGGTCACACACTGGCACCTCATGGTGGTGTTTGCATCAACATGACCTTGATGAAG AAAATCAAATCCCTGAATGTTGAGGATATGGACGTAGTTGTTGAACCTGGAGTTGGATGGATAGAGCTGAACGAATACCTGAAGCCTTACGGCCTATTTTTCCCTCTTGATC CAGGGCCTGGGGCCACCATTGGAGGAATGTGTGCTACTCGCTGCTCTGGTTCATTAGCTGTGAG GTATGGAACAATGCGGGATAATGTGATTAATCTTCGG GCTGTTTTGCCAAATGGTGATGTTGTCAAGACAGGCAACCGGGTTCGAAAGAGTGCAGCTGG GTATGACCTTGCTCGTTTGATCATTGGGAGTGAAGGGACTTTGGGTGTAATTACAGAAGTGACTTTACGACTCCAAAAGCTTCCATCTCATTCTGTG GTTGCAACGTGCAATTTTAAAACAATTAAGGATGCTGCTGATGTTGCTATTGCAACAATGTTTTCTGGGATACAG GTTTCAAGAGTGGAATTGTTGGATGAGGTTCAGATAAAGGCAATAAATATGGCAAATGGCAAAAATTTGCCTGAAGTGCCGACCTTGATGTTTGAATTCATAGGGACAG AAGCATATGCTCTTGAACAAACTCTCTTGGTTCAAAAAATTGCCACTGAACACCATGGATCAGATTTTGTTTTTGTTGAGGAGCCAGATGCTAAAGCGGAATTATGGAAG ATCAGGAAGGAGGCACTTTGGGCTGCTCTTGCTATGAAACCTGATCATGAATCTATGTCAACG gatgtttgcGTCCCTCTGTCCAGACTTGCTGAATGCATATCTACATCAAAGCGTCTGCTTGATGCGTCGCCATTGACTTG TCTGGTTGTTGCTCATGCTGGTGATGGAAATTTTCACACAATTATCCTGTTTGATCCAAGTCAAGACGACCAACGAAAGGAAGCAGAGAGACTAAACCATTTCATGGTTCATACAGCTGTGTCTATGGAAG GTACATGCACCGGAGAGCATGGtgttggcacagggaaaatgaaG